The following DNA comes from Aquipuribacter hungaricus.
GACCGGCAGCGGCGAGATCCCGGTGGTGCGGGAGGACAGCCACCGCCTCTCCACCGCCCCCGACGGGCGGGTGACGCTGGTGGAGTTCCTGGACTTCGAGTGCGAGGCGTGCCTCGCGGCGTACCCGGTCGTGGAGGACCTGCGCGAGGAGTACGAGGGCCGTGTGACATTCGTGGTGCGCTACTTCCCCGTCCCCAGCCACACCAACGCCGTCGACGCCGCCCTGGCCGTCGAGGCCGCGGCGCAGCAGGGGCAGTTCGAGGCGATGTACCGGCGGATGTACGAGACACAGACCCAGTGGGGTGAGAAGCAGACGTCGGAGGCTCCCCTGTTCCGCACGTTCGCCGAGGACCTGGGTCTGGACCTGGCTGCGTACGACGCCGCCGTCGCCGACCCGGCCACGGCGGCACGGGTGGAGCAGGACTTCCAGGACGGGATCGCCCTGGGCGTCGAGGGCACCCCCACGTTCTTCCTGAACGGGGAGAAGCTGTCCCCGTCTAGCGTCGACGACTTCAAGGCGAGCATCGATGCCGCACTCGCCCGTTGAGCAGGACCAGGTCGCAGCCACGCGGACCGTCACCGGTCGGGACGCTCCCCGGGCCGGGGGCGGCATTGCCGCGCCGCGGCACCTGTCGGTCCTGCTATTCCTGGGCGGGCTGACCGGCCTCCTGGCGGCGACCGTCCTGCTGGTGGAGAAGGTCGCCCTGCTCGCCGACCCCGACTACGTCCCCAGCTGCAGCATCAACCCGGTGCTGAGCTGCGGGTCGGTGATGGTGACGCCGCAGGCGGAGGCGTTCGGTTTTCCCAACCCGTTGCTGGGTGTCGTCGGCTTCGCCGTGGTCACGACCGTCGGGGCAGCCCTGCTCGCCGGCGCCACGTTCAGGGGCTGGTTCTGGGCCGGGCTGCAGACCGGCGTCACGGCCGGGGTCCTCTTCGTGCACTGGCTCATCGCGCAGAGCCTGTACGTCATCGAGGCCCTGTGCCCCTACTGCATGGTCGTCTGGGCCGTCACGATCCCGCTCTTCCTGTACACGACGCTGCACACGGTCACGGCGTTCGTCCGGCCGCGGGGCCCCGCCGGGCGGGGCGTCGCGACGCTCAGGGAGTACCACGGCGTGGTGCTCACC
Coding sequences within:
- a CDS encoding vitamin K epoxide reductase family protein, which codes for MPHSPVEQDQVAATRTVTGRDAPRAGGGIAAPRHLSVLLFLGGLTGLLAATVLLVEKVALLADPDYVPSCSINPVLSCGSVMVTPQAEAFGFPNPLLGVVGFAVVTTVGAALLAGATFRGWFWAGLQTGVTAGVLFVHWLIAQSLYVIEALCPYCMVVWAVTIPLFLYTTLHTVTAFVRPRGPAGRGVATLREYHGVVLTAWYLLVAAAIAVKFWTFWQTLLT
- a CDS encoding DsbA family protein translates to MSKNVRLSVLLVALFASAVAVALVFNGLGSGGAAGSGGAAGAGGAAGGAGAGSAAGSTGTTGSGEIPVVREDSHRLSTAPDGRVTLVEFLDFECEACLAAYPVVEDLREEYEGRVTFVVRYFPVPSHTNAVDAALAVEAAAQQGQFEAMYRRMYETQTQWGEKQTSEAPLFRTFAEDLGLDLAAYDAAVADPATAARVEQDFQDGIALGVEGTPTFFLNGEKLSPSSVDDFKASIDAALAR